AGGAAAGGGACATCGAAACCCTAAGCATATCCGCGGTCACGGGAGAGGCTTGCCAGCAGTTGGTCTACTTAATTGGGGAGAGACTCAGTCTCCTTACTGAAGATTCTCGTAATCAATCTCCGTGCGAGGAATAGGCATCAGGGAAGCGTGATGAAGCGCCATCTTCCATTCTCCATCGTCAAGCTCGAATATGTTGGTCGCCTGGGCCAGCACCACAACCCTGCGATCGTCTATTGAGTAAGTCGCCCTCTCAACGCAGTTAAGCCAAGCCGAATTTCCCTTTACGTCAACAAAGAAATTCGAAATATCAACGCGGTCAAATCCGCCCGTCTCGAAAATGGTCTTCCAGCTCTCCCTTATCGCTTCCCATCCGAGAATTATCGGCCAGCCCGCGTGAACGCACTTGGCCCTGCCGTCGGTAAGCCAGACCCGCTCTATGAGTTCAACATCGTAGCGGTTACGGGCGTCGTAGAATTTTCTGTTCGCCTTTATTATTTCGTCTTTCTCATAACTCATGAGAAACAAACCTCAGTTTCGCGGGGAACCGATAGCATGGTGAATTTCTTCCAGCACTTCCCCGTCGGTTTCGGTCTCAAGCAGACACTCAAGCTCGCCTTGGCAATCCTCTCCCCCAAGCATCCAGAACGCCCAGACCGCGTGAGCCCTTACGATCGGCTCATCATCTCCGAGAAGGCTCCTTGCGTATTCTATATACTCCTTATTTCCCGAATTTCCAACAGCCACGAGCACATTTCTCATGAAACCCCTGCGCTTGGCCCTCTTGACCGGACTCTTTCTGAAAATCTCCCGGAAACCATCCCCGTCAAGCTCGAGAAGCCATTTGAAATCGGGGCTGAGCAGTTTTTCCCGCGGCCTGAAGTTTTCCTTGAGAGTAAAAAGAGCGTCGTGGTTCCACGGACACACGTCCTGACACACGTCGCACCCGAAAACATTGTTTTCCACCCCTTCCCTGAGTTCAAGCGGCATTTTCCCCTTAAGTTCTATCGTAAGGTAGGAAATGCATTTCCTGGCGTCAAGCACGTAAGGCTCCACTATGGCATCGGTGGGACAGGCGTCTATGCACCTGGTGCAGGTACCGCAGCGATCCTCAGCTGCCGAGTCGTAGTCAAGTTCGATATCGGTTATCACCTCTCCCAAAAAAAGCCAGGAACCGACCTCCTGGTTTATGAGACAGGTGTTTTTACCCACCCAACCCACTCCCGAGCGACTCGCGTGCACTTTCTCAAGAACCGGCCCCGTATCCACGTAAGCCCTGACGCCTGTTTCTTCGGGGAAAAGACCCGTTATGTAGTCCGCAAGCCCGTCGAGCATCTCTCCCATTACGTCGTGGTAATCGTCTCCCCAGGCGTACCTCGATATCCAGCCCCCACCCGAAGCTTCCGTCGAGCGTGGATTCTCCGTATTGTAGTTAACGGCGCAGGAAACGACCGATCTGGCGCCGGGGAGAACCCTTTCCACTTCCTTCCTCTTAAGGAGCCCTCTCTCAAGATAGTTCATCTCCCCCGCATAACCCCGCCCGAGCCACCGCTCGAAAAAGTCCGCTTCCGCGTAATGACCCTCCGCCGGGCTTATCCCCACAAGGTCAAAGCCCAGGGCAAGCGCGTGATTCTTTATAAGCATTGAGAGTCGCTTAGTTTCCTTCATGAAAAACTATTCCCGGTCTTCCCTTTTCGAGTTAACGATCAGGTTTCCAAGCTCCGTGAAAACCGCTTCTCCATCGAAGTTCGATACGTAGCTCGAAACCGCCTTGAGGTCAAGCGGAGCGGAGCTTGGCGATACGGAGAAAATCCCGGAGAGAAAAAAATCAATGTCGGAGAGCTCAGAACCCAGCAGCACGCTGTCCTTTCTTCCCACGCTGTCGAGAACATAAGCGCGGTCGGCGGTTATTAGGTGACCGTTCTCTTCGACCAGGCCCCCGAACCCGTTTGTTGAGACGAAGTGCCTGGCACCGGGACCGTAAAAGACAATTTCCACTTCAAGGGAACGAAGCTCCTGAAGAAGCTCGGGTGCAGACAAGTTCTCAGGAATCCCTAGGTCGCCGCTTGAGGCGGAGTCAAACACCGCGACGTTTACCAGGAGGCAGGTAACCTCGTGGAACTTCTTTTCCATATCCGTCCTTATCCTTGTCAGAACATCCGTGCGGCGTTTTCGCAATTTACCCTACTCCCGGAACTGCCTTAAGTATAATTGTTACGATAATGATACCGATTAGAAGCACAATAAAAACCGAGATCGTCCCCTTTGTGAATTACGCGCTTCTCGCCGTAAACGTACTGGTTTTCGCGTATACCCTTCTTCTGACAGGGGAGGCACTTGAGATGTTCTACCATACGCACGGTATTGTGCCCAGCAAGATAACCACCCTCGAGGCCTACGGATTCCTTGACAGAACGGCAAAATATTTCAGTTCCATGTTCATCCATGAAAACTGGATACACCTAGCCGGAAATCTAATTTTCCTCTACATATTCGGAAACGCGATTGAAGATCTGCTGGGCCACGCAAGATACCTGCTTTTCTATCTCGTGTGCGGGCTGCTAGCCGTATTCATCCAGGTGGCTTTAAACTCCCACTCCGCAGTTCCGGTAATAGGAGCAAGCGGGGCGATTTCCGGAGTCCTGGGCGCATACATGCTCTTTTTCCCAAGATCAAAAATTCTTACGCTTTTCATAGTCCTGGTATTTGTCTACTTCGTGCGCATAAGGGCTTACCTTTTCATAATTTTCTGGTTTGCCGTTCAGTTTCTGACCGGAATCGGCTATATTGGTGACGCGGGAACCGAGGGCCTGTGGGTGCATATGTCAGGATTTGCCTGCGGAGCCATAGCCGGAGGGAGTTTTCTTTACACGCGGGGATACCGAAGTAAGAAATACAAAGCCGGTTACGGAACGGGGTGGTACGGACAAGATGACTAGCAAGAAAATGGACAATCTGGGAATAATAGCGGCCGGAGGACCCGCCCCCGGGATAAACGGCGTGATAAGCTCGGCCACTATCGAGGCCAGAAACAGGGGGAAGAAAGTAATTGGAATTCTCGACGGGTTTAAGTGGATCTCCATGGGAGACACCTCGAAAGTTCTAGATCTTGATATCCAGAACACCTCGAGGATTCACACAACCGGCGGCTCGATTATCGGAATATCCAGACAAAATCCCCTTGCGACTGAGCAAACCTTTAAAAACACGGTTTCCTCGATTGAAAAACTCGGCATAGGCAACCTGATAACCATAGGCGGCGACGGAACAATGTTTCTCGCAAAGACGCTTCACGAGCACTTCGGGGGAAGATTAAAGATAGCGCACCTGCCCAAAACAATAGACAACAATATCGCCCTTCCCGACTACATATCAACCTTCGGATTCGAGACCGCAAGGGATGTGGGAGCGAAGATAATGAACAACATAATGGAAGAGGCGAGAACTACGGGCAGGTGGTTTCTGGTTATAACCATGGGGAGAAGAACCGGCCACCTGGCTCTTGGAATCGGGCAGTCATCAGGAGCCACCATAACGATAATCCCAGAGGATTTCGAAGAGGAAAAAGTGCCTCTTGAGAAGGTCGTAGCCATTCTCGAGGGTTCCATAATAAAAAGAATGAGCATGGGGAGGGAGTACGGAGTGGCGATACTCGCCGAAGGAATGCTTGACAAGATAGATCCCGTTGACTTGGGACTTATGGACAAAGACGGCATGGGAAGAATAAGGTACGTTGACGTTAACTTCGGTCAGCTTCTCAAAAGCACTCTTGGCGAAAAACTCTCCGAAAAAGGAGTCGAAGTGGAACTGGTGCACAAGAGACTGGGCTATGAAATGCGCTCGGCCAATCCGATTCCGTTTGACGTGGATTATACGCGAAAGCTCGGCTACTGCGCCGTCAAGTACCTGCTTGACGGAGAGGAAGACGGGGCTCTTGTATATGTAAGAACGGGGAAAATACAAGCGATCCCGTTTCAAGAACTAATAGATGAAAAAACAAACAGCATCAAAGTGAGATATATGGACAAGAACACAGAAGCCTACGAGGTTTCGCAAAAATACATGATCAAGTTAAATCGCGACGATATTGAAACACCCGTGGCCCTTAAAAAGCTCTCTGAACAGACCAGCCTTAACGGCGGCGAATTCAGGGAGTACTTCTCAAAAATCTTCCGCTGACGCCGCACGCTACGCTCCTTTCTAGCCCAAGCGGTCTCTCCACGAAACTGGCGGGACGCAAGTCGGAAGAAAAGCTAACTAAAATCAGTCCTTTATGTGATGTTTTTCGTCAACCGGTTTTATCAGGAGATTGCTTATCAAAGCGATTATTAATAGCGCCGCCATCACATACATCGTCGAGTTGTACAAGGAAGCCGTGGGATCTACTGTCCCCTCAGGCGCGATATCCATGAGTTTCGCAAGCGTTACGGTTTTATTTTGTACGAGTATCTCGAGGTCGTTAACTCCGGCTCCGAAAGTCTTGACGAATTCATCCGGCGATACCATTTCTGCGAGGCGATTGATTTCGGCCATAAGCGAACGATCTCTAAGCGAGGTGACCGCCAAGGGGCCGAGCACTCCGGCGACGCTCCAAGCGGTCAGCAAACGTCCGTAGATGCCGCCGACGTAGCGAGTACCAAACAGGTCGGCAAGATATGCCGGAACGGTGGCGAAGACTCCCCCGTAGAAAGTAAAAATTATCATCGTCGCCGCGTAAAACATTAACAGCCAGAAAATCGAAGGATTAAGATTCACCTGGAGGGCAGCCACGGGAATGGACAAATACAAGAAAAAACCGACCGCGCAAAATATCGAACACGTATTGCGCCGCCCTAGTTTATCGGAGGCACTTGCCCATATAATCCGCCCTAGCATGTTGAACATGCCGATCATCAAGACATAAGTGGCGGCAAAGGTAACATCAACAATATCCGGAAGCGCGCTGCTGAATATCTCGGTCATCATCGTCTTGGCGACAGAGATAATCCCGATGCCGGCTGTAACGTTGAGGCACAGTACGACCCACACTTGGTAGAACTGAGATGTTTTTAACGCCTGATCCATATGCACATCTTTCTGACTGATCATTCGCTTGCTGGAATCCTTATCGGCCGGCGGCTCCCATCCCTTCGGTCTATACCCCGGAACCGGAACACGATATAAAAACGCCGAGATCATTATCACAAGAAAATAAACCACTCCGAAGAGAAGGAAGGTCTGGGCGACTCCCGCAGAACCGGTGCCAACCACATACACCCCGGCCACTTCGGTTCCGGGCGCCAGCACATGTGCCGCCTCGGTGGCCCCCGCGACGACAACCTCTTTTAGCTGACCGCCTACTTCAACAAAGCGTCGGCCCGAATGAGTGATCATATCGACAGCGTCGGCCGTCCCCAGATATTGAGGCGCCTTGTAAAAGTACTTGAGGAAAAATTCCTTAAGCGGCACCGCAACCATCGCCCCGCCACCGAAGCCCATGATCGCCATTCCGGCAGCCAAGCCGCGTCGGTCCGGAAACCAGCGAATTAAATTGCTGACCGGTGAAACATAACCTAAACCCAGACCGATACCGCCGATTACGCCGTAACCCAGATAAATCAGCCACAGTTGATGCAAGGTAACACCGAGACTGCTGAGCATGTAGCCGCCACCCCAAAAACACGCTGCCGCCACACAGACCATGCGTGGTCCCACCTTCTCAACCCATTTGCCGGCAAACGCCGCCGTAAGCCCAGTGAACGCGATCGCAACGCTGAATATCCACACTACCTGACGCAGGGTCCAATCGTCCCCCGCACTAGTGGCAACGCCAAGCACTTCAACTAACGCCGGATTATATATGCTCCAGGCGTAAACGGAACCAATGCACAGGTGAACCGCAATAGACGGAGGTACAGCCAGCCAGCGGTTGAATTCCGGACCTCTAACGATACGTTCTTTTGATAAAAGACTCGTCATTGGCTGTATCACGTAGTTAGTCGACGAGGTAGAGCTGAAGCGACATACAGCCGACGAGGGGATTCGAACCCCTGACCTGCTCATTACGAGTGAGCTGCTCTACCACTGAGCTACATCGGCAGTAATTGTCTGGTTAATTATGACACAGGAAAAAATTTTGTGAATATGATGTTAATAGCACGCCATCTGTCCGGTTTTGCTGAAGAAGGATTGTCTGGATTTATCTTCTCCACAGGAGGAGGTATCCATGGACCAGACAAGGTTTCTGCAGAGAGTCAGGATGAACCAGTTCGAGAGGGTATACAGGAGATGGAAGGAGAAGAAGGTGACACAGGCAGAGGCGGCAGAGCAGTTCGGTATAGGGAAGAGGACGTTTCGTCGTTACACAGTCCGATACAGCAACGAAGGGATGCGTGGGCTTTTGGACCGCCGGCTGGGAGCACTCTCCCACAACCGGGCCCCGCAGGAGGAGAGCTCGGAGGTGATGGAGTTATACAAGACTCTTTATAACTACCTCCTTAAAATTTGCATTTATCTATACAGACCACCCACATTCCTCCCCTGTCCACTATCTCGTATGTATATCTATAATTGTTACACTTGATCTTGACGTTCCCTTTCCACCCCACGAAAAGACTGCTCACACTATTGCATGTATACCCATATAAACGGATTATCTGGACACCTTGTTCTACCGCTCCTCTGCTAAAATTCGAGTCAATCAAAGCATCCGGTTCTATGCGTACTTGAGGATAAGCAGAGAGGGGAATAAATAAAAAGAACAGCACGGCCAATAAAGCTAAAATCCTTCTCATAACAAACATTTTCCTCGGCCCTGAATATAGTGGTACCGAGCCTTACTTGTTAGTCAAAACGAGCTTGGACGTACCGTTTATTTCTCTGGACGGGTGTTATATTCACGGAGACCCGACAGAGCGGGTTCGTTTCAACTAACAAGCGATTAAAAATATAATGGAAGGAATAAATAAGTAAAAAACAGAAACAAATATGGTTTCTATTTCCCTCTAACTATTGACTTTTTCCTATTATCAGGTATATTTATTACCACGACAAACGAGAAG
The DNA window shown above is from Candidatus Dadabacteria bacterium and carries:
- a CDS encoding nuclear transport factor 2 family protein codes for the protein MSYEKDEIIKANRKFYDARNRYDVELIERVWLTDGRAKCVHAGWPIILGWEAIRESWKTIFETGGFDRVDISNFFVDVKGNSAWLNCVERATYSIDDRRVVVLAQATNIFELDDGEWKMALHHASLMPIPRTEIDYENLQ
- the queG gene encoding tRNA epoxyqueuosine(34) reductase QueG: MKETKRLSMLIKNHALALGFDLVGISPAEGHYAEADFFERWLGRGYAGEMNYLERGLLKRKEVERVLPGARSVVSCAVNYNTENPRSTEASGGGWISRYAWGDDYHDVMGEMLDGLADYITGLFPEETGVRAYVDTGPVLEKVHASRSGVGWVGKNTCLINQEVGSWLFLGEVITDIELDYDSAAEDRCGTCTRCIDACPTDAIVEPYVLDARKCISYLTIELKGKMPLELREGVENNVFGCDVCQDVCPWNHDALFTLKENFRPREKLLSPDFKWLLELDGDGFREIFRKSPVKRAKRRGFMRNVLVAVGNSGNKEYIEYARSLLGDDEPIVRAHAVWAFWMLGGEDCQGELECLLETETDGEVLEEIHHAIGSPRN
- a CDS encoding rhomboid family intramembrane serine protease, coding for MIPIRSTIKTEIVPFVNYALLAVNVLVFAYTLLLTGEALEMFYHTHGIVPSKITTLEAYGFLDRTAKYFSSMFIHENWIHLAGNLIFLYIFGNAIEDLLGHARYLLFYLVCGLLAVFIQVALNSHSAVPVIGASGAISGVLGAYMLFFPRSKILTLFIVLVFVYFVRIRAYLFIIFWFAVQFLTGIGYIGDAGTEGLWVHMSGFACGAIAGGSFLYTRGYRSKKYKAGYGTGWYGQDD
- a CDS encoding 6-phosphofructokinase, translated to MTSKKMDNLGIIAAGGPAPGINGVISSATIEARNRGKKVIGILDGFKWISMGDTSKVLDLDIQNTSRIHTTGGSIIGISRQNPLATEQTFKNTVSSIEKLGIGNLITIGGDGTMFLAKTLHEHFGGRLKIAHLPKTIDNNIALPDYISTFGFETARDVGAKIMNNIMEEARTTGRWFLVITMGRRTGHLALGIGQSSGATITIIPEDFEEEKVPLEKVVAILEGSIIKRMSMGREYGVAILAEGMLDKIDPVDLGLMDKDGMGRIRYVDVNFGQLLKSTLGEKLSEKGVEVELVHKRLGYEMRSANPIPFDVDYTRKLGYCAVKYLLDGEEDGALVYVRTGKIQAIPFQELIDEKTNSIKVRYMDKNTEAYEVSQKYMIKLNRDDIETPVALKKLSEQTSLNGGEFREYFSKIFR
- a CDS encoding OFA family MFS transporter, producing MTSLLSKERIVRGPEFNRWLAVPPSIAVHLCIGSVYAWSIYNPALVEVLGVATSAGDDWTLRQVVWIFSVAIAFTGLTAAFAGKWVEKVGPRMVCVAAACFWGGGYMLSSLGVTLHQLWLIYLGYGVIGGIGLGLGYVSPVSNLIRWFPDRRGLAAGMAIMGFGGGAMVAVPLKEFFLKYFYKAPQYLGTADAVDMITHSGRRFVEVGGQLKEVVVAGATEAAHVLAPGTEVAGVYVVGTGSAGVAQTFLLFGVVYFLVIMISAFLYRVPVPGYRPKGWEPPADKDSSKRMISQKDVHMDQALKTSQFYQVWVVLCLNVTAGIGIISVAKTMMTEIFSSALPDIVDVTFAATYVLMIGMFNMLGRIIWASASDKLGRRNTCSIFCAVGFFLYLSIPVAALQVNLNPSIFWLLMFYAATMIIFTFYGGVFATVPAYLADLFGTRYVGGIYGRLLTAWSVAGVLGPLAVTSLRDRSLMAEINRLAEMVSPDEFVKTFGAGVNDLEILVQNKTVTLAKLMDIAPEGTVDPTASLYNSTMYVMAALLIIALISNLLIKPVDEKHHIKD
- a CDS encoding helix-turn-helix domain-containing protein, with translation MDQTRFLQRVRMNQFERVYRRWKEKKVTQAEAAEQFGIGKRTFRRYTVRYSNEGMRGLLDRRLGALSHNRAPQEESSEVMELYKTLYNYLLKICIYLYRPPTFLPCPLSRMYIYNCYT